One Amycolatopsis sp. NBC_00355 genomic window carries:
- a CDS encoding pseudouridine-5'-phosphate glycosidase, with the protein MTTPLNLHEEVASALRDGHPVVALESTILSHGLPPGRNLDVARRLERVVRDGGAVPATIAVLDGRVVVGLSPAELERVCAPDAGLDKLSLRDLGPAVGLGRSGATTVASTSALAAAAGIGMFATGGLGGVHVGAAQSWDVSADLGVLAKVPTVVVCSGVKSVLDIPATLEVLETNSVPVLGYRTDDFPAFYLRSSGHAVGWRVDDAQQAAAVVAAHRAYADSGVLLANPIPEASEMDKELHDRLLAEGLALVAERGVHGAEVTPVLLEHFHTASGGVSIDANEALVLSNAKLATDVAVALA; encoded by the coding sequence CCTGCACGAAGAGGTCGCTTCGGCGCTGCGTGACGGGCACCCCGTCGTCGCGCTGGAGAGCACCATCCTGTCCCACGGCCTGCCGCCGGGCCGCAACCTCGACGTCGCCCGGCGCCTCGAGCGCGTGGTGCGTGACGGCGGCGCCGTCCCGGCCACCATCGCGGTGCTCGACGGCCGCGTCGTCGTCGGCCTCTCCCCCGCCGAGCTCGAGCGCGTCTGCGCGCCGGACGCCGGCCTGGACAAGCTGTCGCTGCGCGACCTCGGCCCGGCCGTCGGCCTGGGCCGCTCGGGCGCGACGACCGTGGCGAGCACGTCGGCGCTGGCCGCCGCGGCCGGCATCGGGATGTTCGCCACCGGCGGCCTCGGCGGCGTGCACGTCGGCGCCGCGCAGTCCTGGGACGTCTCGGCGGACCTCGGCGTGCTCGCGAAGGTGCCGACCGTCGTCGTCTGCTCCGGCGTGAAGTCGGTGCTCGACATCCCGGCGACGCTGGAGGTGCTGGAGACGAACTCGGTGCCGGTGCTGGGTTATCGCACCGACGACTTCCCGGCGTTCTACCTGCGGTCGTCCGGACACGCCGTGGGCTGGCGGGTGGACGACGCACAGCAGGCCGCCGCCGTGGTCGCCGCGCACCGCGCGTACGCGGATTCCGGTGTCCTGCTGGCGAACCCGATCCCCGAAGCGTCCGAAATGGACAAAGAGCTGCACGACCGGCTGCTCGCCGAAGGCCTGGCGCTGGTCGCCGAGCGGGGCGTGCACGGCGCCGAGGTCACGCCGGTGCTGCTGGAGCACTTCCACACCGCGAGCGGCGGCGTGAGCATCGACGCGAACGAAGCGCTGGTGCTCAGCAACGCCAAGCTGGCGACCGACGTCGCGGTGGCGCTCGCATGA